Proteins co-encoded in one Dryobates pubescens isolate bDryPub1 chromosome 4, bDryPub1.pri, whole genome shotgun sequence genomic window:
- the GATAD1 gene encoding GATA zinc finger domain-containing protein 1: protein MPLGLKPTCSVCRSTSSSMWKKGGQGEILCNNCTARSAPPGPASFATTSAAAQHSNGGGGGGKQSKQEIHRRSARLRNTKYKSAPAAEKKVSTKGKGRRHIFKLKNPIKAPESVSTIITAESIFYKGVYYQIGDVVSVVDEQDGKTYYAQIRGFIQDQYCEKSAALTWLIPTQASPKDCFDPASYIIGPEEDLPRKMEYLEFVCHAPSEYFKSRSSPFPTVPTRPEKGYIWTHVGPTPAISIKETVTNNL from the exons ATGCCGCTGGGACTGAAGCCCACCTGCAGCGTGTGCCGCAGCACGTCCTCGTCCATGTGGAAGAAGGGCGGGCAGGGAGAGATCCTGTGCAACAACTGCACAGCCCGCTCCGCGCCGCCCGGGCCCGCCTCCTTCGCCACCACCTCGGCCGCCGCCCAGCACAGCAACGGGGGAGGTGGCGGCGGCAAGCAG AGCAAGCAGGAGATCCACCGGCGGTCAGCGCGGCTGAGGAACACCAAGTACAAGTCGGCGCCCGCCGCGGAGAAGAAGGTTTCCACgaagggcaaggggaggaggCACATCTTCAAGCTGAAAAAC CCCATCAAGGCTCCTGAGTCTGTCTCCACAATAATTACAGCAGAATCAATCTTTTATAAG GGTGTGTACTATCAGATTGGAGATGTTGTTTCGGTGGTTGATGAGCAGGATGGCAAAACCTACTATGCTCAGATCCGTGGCTTCATCCAGGACCAGTACTGTGAAAAGAGTGCTGCACTCACCTGGCTCATTCCCACACAAGCCAGCCCCAAGGATTGCTTTGACCCAGCTTCCTATATCATTG gaCCAGAAGAAGATCTCCCAAGGAAAATGGAATATTTAGAGTTTGTTTGCCATGCCCCTTCGGAATACTTCAAATCTCGCTCGTCTCCCTTCCCTACCGTTCCCACAcgaccagagaagggctacatcTGGACTCACGTGGGCCCTACTCCTGCCATTTCCATTAAGGAAACTGTTACAAATAATTTAtga